From one Rhodoferax sp. PAMC 29310 genomic stretch:
- a CDS encoding response regulator transcription factor, with protein sequence MKILVVDDHALVREGLREVLKGLDEQIHVLEAPACSRAFELAALHPDLDLVLLDYHLPDMNGLAALSIFGKNHPELPIIMLSGSVNPKVMRQVLAQGAAGFMTKSGLSDDLLGVIRRVLEGEIFTPPELLNLSGSLQADELESTPARFVLTPRQEEVLYLLMDGHSNKDISRSLDLSEETVKNHVSAILRGFDVQTRIQAVIAASSHGYFKPLPLV encoded by the coding sequence TTGAAGATACTGGTGGTTGATGACCATGCATTGGTCCGAGAAGGTTTGCGCGAGGTCTTGAAAGGGCTTGACGAGCAGATCCACGTCCTTGAAGCGCCCGCCTGCAGCCGGGCGTTCGAGCTGGCAGCGCTGCACCCCGACCTCGACCTGGTCTTGCTGGACTACCATTTGCCCGACATGAACGGGCTGGCCGCCTTGTCGATATTTGGCAAGAATCATCCTGAATTGCCGATCATCATGCTGTCCGGATCTGTCAATCCCAAGGTCATGCGCCAAGTCTTGGCACAAGGCGCAGCGGGCTTTATGACGAAATCGGGATTGAGCGATGATTTGCTCGGTGTGATTCGCCGGGTTTTGGAGGGTGAAATTTTCACTCCGCCTGAACTCCTCAATTTATCAGGATCACTTCAAGCCGACGAGTTGGAATCCACACCAGCCAGGTTTGTACTGACACCGCGTCAGGAAGAGGTGCTTTATCTGCTCATGGACGGCCACTCCAACAAAGACATCAGTCGCAGCCTGGACCTGTCAGAGGAGACCGTCAAAAACCATGTGAGTGCCATTCTGCGAGGTTTTGATGTCCAAACCCGCATTCAAGCCGTGATTGCGGCCAGCAGCCACGGCTACTTCAAGCCACTCCCGTTGGTCTGA
- the tolQ gene encoding protein TolQ: protein MNQDMSILHLVLNASLVVQLVMLLLMVVSITSWAAIFRKLIALKRVKAINDVFEREFWSGTNLNDLFAAASQNSRDSGPQERIFASGMREYQKLREKRITDTASLMDGARRAMRASFQREMDVVETNLSFLASVGSVSPYVGLFGTVWGIMHAFTGLASLQTVTLASVAPGIAEALVATAIGLFAAIPAVVAYNRFARDIDRIAIRLETFMEEFSNILQRNVGAQSASGH from the coding sequence ATGAACCAAGACATGTCGATCCTTCACCTGGTCCTGAACGCCAGCCTGGTCGTGCAATTGGTCATGCTGCTACTGATGGTGGTGTCCATCACCAGTTGGGCAGCCATTTTCCGCAAGCTGATCGCTTTGAAGCGAGTTAAAGCCATCAACGACGTATTTGAGCGCGAGTTCTGGTCGGGCACCAACCTGAACGATCTGTTTGCCGCGGCCTCTCAAAACTCCCGCGATTCGGGCCCGCAAGAACGTATTTTTGCCAGCGGCATGCGCGAATACCAAAAACTGCGCGAAAAACGCATCACGGACACCGCATCCTTGATGGACGGCGCCCGCCGCGCCATGCGCGCCAGTTTTCAACGTGAAATGGATGTCGTTGAGACCAACCTGTCGTTTCTCGCGTCCGTCGGTTCGGTATCGCCCTATGTGGGCTTGTTTGGTACCGTTTGGGGCATCATGCATGCGTTTACTGGCTTGGCCTCCTTGCAAACTGTGACTTTGGCCAGTGTGGCACCGGGCATTGCAGAGGCGCTGGTCGCAACGGCCATTGGTCTGTTCGCCGCAATTCCGGCAGTGGTCGCCTACAACCGCTTTGCACGCGATATTGACCGCATTGCCATTCGACTGGAAACTTTCATGGAAGAGTTTTCCAACATCCTGCAGCGCAATGTCGGCGCGCAGTCCGCCTCCGGCCACTGA
- the dnaE gene encoding DNA polymerase III subunit alpha gives MFVHLRLHTEFSVVDGTNRVDDIVKSAAADGQPALAITDLSNLFATVKFYKEGRKRGVKPLIGAEIWLEGLGKDVSALSRVVVLVQNKQGYLNLSEMLARAWTQNAGKLQASVKLDWLKELNEGLLLISGAQAGPVGQALVQGDDERALDAALQLGGIFPHRFYLELQRAGRVDDESHVIATVKLAARMGLPVVATHPIQFSQPDDYEAHEARVCIADGEILGNQRRVRRFTREQYFKSTVQMQALFADVPSALANTVEIAKRCNLTLVLGKPQLPEFPTPLVNGERMSPEEYFRYTSHEGLKERLIHLYPDEGERESVRQKYVDRLEFEIGTILKMGFPGYFLIVGDFINWAKNNGCPVGPGRGSGAGSLVAYVMKITDLDPLKYNLLFERFLNPERVSMPDFDIDFCQTNRNLVIDYVKDKYGKNAVSQIVTFGTMAARAAVRDVGRVLDMSYTFCDGISKLIPNKPGVSVSLQLPPSDRKKDDKTVYASDEPILAEREAKEEDVKTLLELARKLEGMTRNVGMHAGGVLIAPGKLTDFCPLYQQPGSESAVSQYDKNDVESIGLVKFDFLGLATLTILEIAREFIMKRHKGQENFAFENLPLDDARVYRLFSEGKTEAVFQFESRGMQGMLKDAKPTRLEDLIALNALYRPGPMDLIPSFVARKHGREVVEYPHPLVANMLSETYGIMVYQEQVMQTAQILGGYSLGGADMLRRAMGKKDADEMAKHRQIFREGAAKNDINEAKADEIFDLMEKFAGYGFNKSHAAAYSLLAYHTAWLKVHYTAEFFCANMTVEMDDTDKLKVLYEDALKMGLTFEPPDVNRGVSRFEPVSNKLIRYGLSAIKGTGQAAIEAIVAAREGRGAGPSAEVVGPFKSLFDFCVRVDRSRINKRTVEALIKAGAFDAIQLNRASLLASLDRAFVFGSATVANANQGGLFDMGGDDDHGSSTQEPDLVDAMPWGIKERLVLEKTAVGFYLSGHLFDEVALEVRRFARRPIDDLIDTREPQLMAGIVTDFRVINGQRGKLGLFKLDDKSGMIEARADEAMITTYRNLLKDDELIIVMGKQQPDRFSGGMQLTVTQIWDLEQARCRFGKYLRVAVNSDGAGKAPDVARMIKDYPVQREATEEGEKVHGMPVRLAVSCQSHTGAASTELLLGEQARFYPTNAALAGWRVQAANGKSEIVYE, from the coding sequence ATGTTTGTACACCTGCGCCTCCACACTGAGTTCTCTGTCGTAGACGGCACGAATCGCGTCGATGATATCGTCAAATCTGCGGCAGCTGATGGGCAACCCGCCCTCGCCATCACGGACTTGAGTAATCTATTTGCCACTGTCAAGTTTTACAAAGAGGGCCGAAAACGCGGTGTGAAACCGCTAATAGGGGCTGAAATCTGGCTGGAGGGCCTGGGAAAGGATGTTTCCGCGCTCTCACGCGTTGTGGTGCTGGTGCAGAACAAGCAGGGCTACCTTAATTTGTCCGAGATGTTGGCTCGGGCATGGACTCAAAACGCCGGTAAATTACAGGCCTCGGTCAAACTGGACTGGCTGAAAGAGCTGAATGAAGGTTTGTTGCTTATCTCGGGGGCTCAGGCCGGCCCAGTCGGGCAAGCCTTGGTGCAAGGTGACGACGAACGTGCCTTGGACGCTGCCCTGCAGTTGGGTGGCATCTTTCCGCATCGTTTCTACTTGGAGCTGCAGCGGGCAGGGCGCGTTGACGACGAGAGCCATGTGATTGCCACGGTCAAGCTTGCTGCGCGAATGGGCTTGCCTGTCGTGGCCACCCACCCGATTCAGTTCAGTCAGCCAGACGACTATGAAGCGCACGAGGCACGGGTTTGTATTGCCGACGGCGAAATTCTGGGCAATCAGCGCCGTGTGCGCCGGTTCACCCGGGAGCAGTACTTCAAATCCACTGTGCAAATGCAGGCCTTGTTTGCCGATGTGCCCTCTGCCTTGGCCAATACTGTTGAGATTGCGAAGCGCTGTAACTTGACCTTGGTGTTGGGCAAGCCGCAGTTGCCTGAGTTCCCGACTCCGCTGGTGAACGGCGAGCGCATGTCGCCGGAGGAGTATTTCCGATACACCTCGCATGAAGGCCTGAAAGAGCGCTTGATCCACCTCTACCCCGATGAGGGGGAGCGGGAAAGCGTGCGCCAGAAGTATGTGGATCGGCTGGAATTTGAGATTGGCACCATTCTGAAGATGGGGTTTCCCGGTTACTTTCTAATTGTGGGCGACTTCATTAACTGGGCCAAAAACAATGGCTGCCCGGTGGGGCCGGGACGGGGCTCCGGCGCCGGCTCTCTGGTTGCCTACGTGATGAAGATCACCGACTTGGATCCGCTGAAGTACAACCTGCTGTTCGAGCGATTTCTGAATCCGGAGCGGGTGTCCATGCCCGACTTCGATATTGACTTTTGCCAGACCAACCGGAATCTGGTCATTGACTATGTGAAGGACAAGTACGGCAAAAATGCGGTGAGTCAGATCGTGACCTTCGGCACGATGGCGGCACGCGCCGCTGTGCGCGACGTGGGTCGCGTGCTGGACATGAGCTACACCTTTTGTGACGGCATCAGCAAGTTGATTCCCAACAAGCCGGGTGTCAGTGTGAGTCTGCAATTGCCGCCGTCAGATCGCAAAAAAGACGATAAAACGGTTTATGCGTCGGACGAGCCAATTTTGGCCGAGCGAGAGGCCAAAGAAGAAGACGTCAAAACCTTGCTGGAGTTAGCACGCAAGCTTGAAGGCATGACCCGCAATGTGGGCATGCACGCGGGTGGTGTGTTGATAGCCCCCGGCAAGTTGACCGATTTTTGCCCCCTGTACCAGCAACCCGGCAGTGAATCGGCCGTGAGCCAGTACGACAAGAACGATGTCGAGTCGATTGGCCTGGTCAAGTTCGACTTTTTGGGCTTGGCCACGCTGACGATTCTGGAGATTGCGCGCGAGTTCATCATGAAGCGCCACAAGGGGCAGGAAAACTTTGCGTTCGAAAACCTACCGCTGGATGACGCCAGGGTGTACCGGTTGTTTTCTGAAGGCAAAACCGAAGCCGTCTTCCAGTTTGAAAGTCGTGGCATGCAAGGCATGCTGAAAGACGCCAAGCCCACCCGTTTAGAGGACTTGATCGCCCTCAACGCGTTGTACCGCCCAGGTCCAATGGACCTGATTCCCAGCTTTGTGGCTCGTAAACACGGGCGTGAAGTGGTGGAGTATCCGCACCCGTTGGTGGCCAATATGTTGTCTGAGACCTACGGCATCATGGTGTATCAGGAGCAGGTGATGCAGACGGCCCAGATTCTGGGTGGCTACTCTCTGGGTGGCGCGGACATGCTTCGCCGGGCCATGGGCAAGAAGGATGCGGACGAGATGGCCAAGCACCGCCAGATCTTTCGCGAAGGTGCGGCCAAGAACGACATCAACGAAGCCAAAGCTGACGAAATCTTCGACCTGATGGAGAAGTTTGCGGGCTACGGATTTAACAAGTCGCACGCCGCGGCGTATTCCTTGCTGGCCTATCACACGGCTTGGCTCAAGGTGCATTACACCGCCGAGTTCTTTTGCGCCAACATGACGGTGGAGATGGACGACACCGACAAGCTCAAGGTCTTGTACGAAGACGCGCTCAAGATGGGGCTCACCTTTGAGCCGCCGGATGTTAATCGCGGGGTGAGCCGGTTCGAGCCCGTGTCGAATAAGTTGATTCGCTACGGTCTGAGTGCCATCAAGGGCACTGGCCAGGCGGCAATCGAGGCCATTGTGGCCGCCCGCGAGGGGCGGGGTGCCGGGCCCTCAGCGGAAGTGGTCGGCCCCTTCAAGAGCTTGTTTGATTTTTGCGTCCGGGTGGATCGCAGTCGCATCAACAAACGCACGGTGGAGGCCTTGATCAAGGCCGGCGCCTTTGATGCGATTCAACTCAACCGCGCCAGTTTGCTGGCTTCGCTGGATCGTGCCTTTGTGTTTGGCTCGGCGACAGTGGCCAACGCCAACCAGGGCGGTCTGTTTGACATGGGCGGTGATGATGACCATGGCTCCAGTACCCAGGAGCCGGATTTGGTTGACGCCATGCCGTGGGGAATCAAGGAGCGCTTGGTCCTGGAGAAAACAGCGGTTGGTTTCTATCTTTCGGGGCACTTGTTTGATGAAGTCGCGTTGGAGGTGAGGCGTTTTGCCCGCCGCCCCATCGATGACCTGATCGACACCCGCGAGCCGCAACTGATGGCCGGCATCGTGACCGACTTCAGGGTCATCAACGGACAGCGGGGCAAGCTGGGCCTGTTCAAGCTGGACGACAAGTCCGGCATGATTGAGGCGCGCGCCGACGAGGCCATGATTACCACCTATCGCAATCTGCTGAAAGACGATGAGCTGATCATCGTCATGGGCAAACAACAACCAGACCGGTTTTCGGGCGGTATGCAATTAACGGTCACCCAAATTTGGGATCTGGAGCAGGCGAGATGCCGGTTTGGCAAATACCTGCGTGTGGCCGTCAACTCTGATGGCGCTGGAAAAGCCCCCGATGTGGCCCGAATGATCAAGGACTATCCCGTGCAGCGGGAGGCCACCGAGGAGGGCGAAAAAGTGCATGGCATGCCCGTTCGACTCGCGGTGAGTTGCCAGTCACACACCGGTGCTGCGTCCACCGAGCTGCTGCTGGGTGAACAGGCCCGTTTCTATCCAACCAATGCGGCATTGGCGGGCTGGCGGGTGCAGGCCGCCAATGGGAAATCAGAGATTGTTTATGAATGA
- the tolA gene encoding cell envelope integrity protein TolA produces MIAASDRLEFTPPTPPGFGRALGLALLAHLLLVAALTWGVHWKSQPQTISVDAELWSAVPKEAAPQRAGVAPEPQPEPEKVTPPPPPTPPAPKTEPEPPKVSEADIALEKEKLLLKKEAEKELLLEKQRLEKLKNEKLAREKELIEKKLQEKKLQEQKLQEKREQEKKLADEKRQKAVELERKAALEAKEDAKRMEAQRQANLKRMAGLAGATGAANATGKDLQSSGPSSGYAGRIRARIKPNIVFTEDINSNPVTEVDVRTSPDGTIISRKIIKSSGVTSWDEAVLRAIDKTETLPRDTNGQVPAALVISFRPKD; encoded by the coding sequence ATGATCGCCGCCTCGGATCGTCTGGAATTTACTCCGCCCACGCCACCCGGTTTTGGTCGAGCGCTTGGGCTCGCCTTGTTGGCCCACCTGCTCCTCGTCGCAGCGCTGACCTGGGGCGTTCACTGGAAGAGCCAGCCCCAAACGATTTCGGTCGATGCCGAGCTTTGGTCAGCGGTACCAAAAGAGGCTGCACCTCAACGCGCTGGTGTCGCGCCTGAGCCGCAACCCGAGCCGGAAAAAGTCACACCGCCCCCGCCACCCACTCCCCCAGCGCCGAAAACAGAGCCCGAGCCACCCAAAGTGTCCGAGGCGGACATCGCACTGGAGAAGGAGAAACTCTTACTTAAAAAAGAAGCAGAGAAAGAGCTGCTACTCGAGAAGCAACGTCTGGAAAAACTGAAGAACGAGAAGCTGGCTCGGGAAAAAGAACTGATTGAAAAGAAACTGCAGGAGAAGAAGCTACAGGAACAGAAATTGCAGGAAAAGCGCGAGCAAGAAAAGAAACTCGCCGACGAGAAGAGGCAAAAGGCAGTGGAACTTGAGCGCAAGGCCGCACTGGAAGCAAAGGAAGACGCCAAACGAATGGAGGCCCAACGCCAGGCCAACCTGAAGCGCATGGCCGGTCTGGCTGGCGCCACAGGTGCTGCCAACGCCACGGGAAAAGACTTGCAGTCGTCCGGCCCTTCATCAGGATACGCTGGCCGCATTCGTGCCCGCATCAAGCCCAATATTGTTTTCACCGAAGACATCAACAGCAATCCAGTCACCGAAGTGGATGTGCGCACCTCACCGGATGGCACCATCATCAGCCGGAAAATCATCAAATCCAGCGGGGTGACTTCTTGGGATGAGGCGGTGCTGCGTGCCATCGACAAAACAGAGACTCTGCCCCGTGACACCAATGGGCAAGTGCCGGCGGCCTTGGTTATCAGCTTTAGGCCCAAGGACTGA
- a CDS encoding biopolymer transporter ExbD, translating into MPSMVSRGRGRRTINEINMVPFIDVMLVLLIIFMVTAPMISPSMIDLPSVGKGAKQPDQVIQLILDKNDSIEMKIKDQTSSIALKELVAAVKQAQSNSENSAVVISADKNIKYETVVKVMDTLQRAGVQRVGLSVQLVN; encoded by the coding sequence ATGCCATCTATGGTCAGCCGAGGACGGGGTCGCCGCACCATCAACGAGATCAATATGGTGCCCTTCATCGATGTGATGTTGGTGTTGTTGATCATATTCATGGTGACCGCGCCCATGATCTCCCCCAGCATGATTGACCTGCCCAGCGTCGGCAAGGGCGCCAAGCAGCCTGATCAGGTCATTCAGCTGATCCTGGACAAAAACGACTCGATCGAGATGAAGATCAAGGACCAAACCAGCTCCATTGCGCTCAAGGAGCTAGTCGCTGCTGTCAAGCAAGCCCAAAGCAACTCAGAGAACTCGGCAGTCGTCATCAGTGCCGACAAAAACATCAAATACGAGACCGTGGTCAAAGTCATGGACACCCTGCAGCGCGCAGGCGTCCAACGCGTTGGCCTGTCCGTTCAACTGGTGAATTAG
- a CDS encoding response regulator produces the protein MKVLDIRSRMLLAAVLPVTLIAVLLAALFFGARVDDLDRSHNQRARSLARQVATASEYGLFSANVIHLQGIALGGMREADVRSVAILDARGAWLASAGTLGYPLPVLTGAEGERHDSVRRTDLMWQPVVESSVSVDGLFDRKSDDAAPERRLLGHVVIEFSRESLDRREREMFLLGLAVTLAGVVLGALLATRLSRGVVLPILGVFDLVDRIGRGDLAARAAVLPDDPLRELRQGINQMAERLEFGRDELEQRVAAATVALREKKEEAESATLAKSRFLAAASHDLRQPIHALGMFVARLAQLRHDGDTQQLIGNIDASVRAMQDLLDGLLDISKLDAGAVKVQIRPVALGDLFAQLQSSLMLSAEEKGLRLRVRPTRAKVMSDPALLYRVLLNLLTNGLRYTRSGTVMLACRLSADQRLAHIEVRDSGIGIAPEHQSAVFKEFFQVGNSERDRSKGLGLGLNIVQRTVRLLGHELTLASAAGCGTRFRLTLALTQTNVPTSRDEGRDSVLFDELDRFNILVVEDDVLAREGLVALLTSWGAKVRQAESIAGALADVLLNGVPNLIVSDFRLRDGDNGLDCIRHLRAMAGHPIPACLISGNTDVALIQEAKNQGLILLHKPVRPAKLRSLVRRLALQAQTNGSGLK, from the coding sequence ATGAAAGTTCTGGATATTCGAAGTCGAATGTTGTTGGCGGCGGTTCTGCCAGTCACACTGATCGCCGTGTTGTTGGCCGCGCTCTTTTTTGGTGCGCGAGTGGATGACTTGGACCGGAGCCACAACCAGCGGGCTCGGTCGTTGGCGCGTCAGGTCGCCACCGCCAGCGAATACGGCCTTTTTTCCGCCAACGTGATCCACCTTCAAGGCATTGCATTGGGGGGGATGAGGGAGGCGGACGTTCGATCTGTTGCGATTCTGGATGCGCGAGGCGCTTGGCTGGCCAGTGCGGGGACTCTTGGTTATCCTTTGCCGGTCCTGACGGGCGCAGAAGGGGAGCGCCACGATTCGGTGCGCCGAACGGATTTGATGTGGCAACCGGTCGTTGAGAGTTCAGTCAGTGTAGATGGGCTGTTTGACCGCAAAAGCGACGATGCAGCCCCCGAACGGCGCTTATTAGGCCATGTGGTGATAGAGTTTTCGAGGGAGTCACTTGACCGTCGAGAGCGAGAGATGTTTCTACTGGGCCTGGCGGTCACTTTGGCTGGCGTGGTCTTGGGGGCCCTCCTGGCGACCCGACTTAGCCGAGGCGTCGTCCTGCCTATTTTGGGCGTGTTTGACCTGGTGGACCGAATTGGCCGAGGGGATTTGGCCGCTCGCGCTGCGGTGCTGCCCGATGATCCATTGCGTGAGTTGCGTCAGGGGATCAACCAAATGGCCGAACGACTGGAGTTTGGTCGCGATGAGCTTGAACAACGCGTTGCCGCTGCCACCGTCGCTTTGCGCGAGAAAAAAGAGGAGGCAGAGTCCGCCACTTTGGCAAAATCCAGGTTTTTGGCCGCAGCCAGTCATGATTTGCGCCAACCCATACATGCACTGGGAATGTTTGTTGCCAGACTGGCTCAACTTCGGCACGACGGTGACACTCAGCAGTTGATCGGCAACATTGACGCGTCGGTGAGGGCGATGCAGGATTTATTGGATGGTCTGCTTGACATCTCCAAGCTCGACGCTGGCGCGGTAAAAGTGCAAATTCGTCCGGTGGCCTTGGGTGATTTGTTTGCCCAGTTGCAAAGCAGTTTGATGCTGAGTGCCGAGGAAAAGGGGTTGAGGCTTCGTGTTCGCCCGACCCGTGCCAAGGTGATGAGTGACCCTGCGCTGTTGTACCGGGTTTTGTTGAACTTGCTGACCAATGGTTTGCGATACACCCGGTCAGGCACGGTGATGCTGGCGTGCCGACTCAGCGCTGATCAGCGACTCGCCCATATTGAGGTGCGAGACAGCGGTATTGGCATCGCGCCAGAGCATCAATCGGCTGTCTTCAAGGAATTCTTTCAGGTGGGCAATAGCGAACGTGATCGAAGCAAAGGCTTGGGTCTGGGTTTGAATATTGTCCAGCGCACCGTGCGATTGCTGGGGCACGAGCTCACACTGGCGTCTGCCGCTGGTTGTGGCACCCGGTTCCGGTTGACTCTGGCTTTGACTCAAACCAACGTGCCAACTTCACGTGATGAAGGCCGCGATAGCGTACTTTTTGATGAATTGGATCGATTTAACATTCTGGTTGTGGAGGACGACGTATTGGCCAGAGAGGGGTTGGTGGCGCTGCTGACATCCTGGGGGGCGAAAGTCCGCCAGGCGGAGTCCATCGCCGGCGCATTGGCTGATGTATTGCTCAATGGCGTGCCCAACCTCATCGTCAGCGACTTTCGTCTCCGTGACGGCGACAACGGGTTGGATTGCATTCGACACCTGCGGGCGATGGCGGGGCATCCCATTCCGGCATGTTTGATCAGCGGAAATACCGATGTCGCCTTGATTCAGGAAGCAAAAAATCAGGGGCTGATCCTCTTGCACAAGCCGGTTCGACCGGCCAAGTTGCGCAGCCTGGTTCGGCGGCTGGCCCTTCAGGCTCAGACCAACGGGAGTGGCTTGAAGTAG